The following coding sequences are from one Lolium rigidum isolate FL_2022 chromosome 6, APGP_CSIRO_Lrig_0.1, whole genome shotgun sequence window:
- the LOC124662045 gene encoding zinc finger CCCH domain-containing protein 7 encodes MEDALMPPVPPAPLAAAAAAPTNLFLTRRRSHLDSASYRTLSRLFSHCLHLHPQHHAVPAHTEVETAAANPIWDDSPQGASVPPNNAEFGHLAEESAVVSTSVPEAPVPSVAAGNPIADLDVAPQGSVVEHEVAGVEQMEGVEVGSACRKPGALVEEFSGETELVGADDVLRTMKACLEGEAEESVEVAVVNDDGHLLLDTMMTNFSGLIGDASGGTASYGVSEGEPQNDGKIADGVTKFGVGVEEDRPVGNLDHQSVNAGGGFEEGEIEGDLQDLVNGSDDSEHQDADGEKLQEDCVTRGSGENESSGHDTRCLNLLSTPKIKGTGDLNLIVDKEDTIKGDALMHDPRTQVVSYDEIVEWNETPVHDAEAPRGGGRKRHLTEERKAKKTKNKRVKRAQQRVADGVKRLKLAPIMKPKVVKYCHFYLNGKCQQGNTCKFSHDTTPLTKSKPCTHFARGSCLKGDDCPYDHELSKYPCHNFVENGTCFRGDKCKFSHVVPTADGPSKSDAKKSDMSLVFEKTISRDQTSSQKTLAVHDGEHVTSAPTKPNSILQNLAGSSVNAQKASARTPKGVQFRTSIKDISDSSMLHQDAPPTEKHMVTNGSKYKNFGGPQAAEGDKNVNPNRQRQSSAPLLDEKNSFKEDSSHQRKSLLTDSTAVLGSVNTQHEVSEASRILQEFLFGAGS; translated from the exons ATGGAGGATGCCCTCATGCCGCCGGTGCCTCCTGCCCCTCttgcggcagccgccgccgccccaaccAATTTGTTCCTCACTCGCCGTCGATCACATCTCGACAGCGCCTCCTACCGCACGCTCTCTCGGCTCTTCTCCCActgcctccacctccaccctCAGCACCATGCGGTCCCGGCGCATACGGAGGTCGAGACCGCCGCCGCCAACCCTATCTGGGATGACTCACCGCAGGGGGCCTCGGTGCCGCCTAACAACGCCGAGTTTGGGCATCTAGCAGAGGAGTCGGCTGTAGTAAGCACTTCTGTCCCCGAGGCTCCCGTACCCTCGGTAGCCGCCGGGAACCCTATTGCCGACCTGGACGTGGCACCACAGGGATCCGTTGTGGAGCATGAGGTCGCTGGGGTTGAGCAGATGGAGGGTGTGGAGGTAGGAAGCGCCTGCCGTAAGCCAGGTGCGTTAGTTGAGGAGTTCAGTGGTGAAACTGAACTTGTGGGGGCAGACGATGTTTTGAGGACGATGAAGGCTTGTTTGGAGGGGGAGGCTGAGGAATCGGTAGAGGTAGCGGTCGTCAATGATGATGGACATCTGCTGCTTGACACAATGATGACCAACTTCTCAGGGTTGATTGGTGATGCCAGTGGCGGCACAGCATCCTATGGGGTTTCTGAAGGTGAGCCACAGAATGATGGCAAGATAGCCGATGGGGTGACAAAATTCGGAGTTGGAGTTGAAGAAGACAGACCTGTGGGCAATTTGGATCATCAGTCAGTTAATGCTGGCGGCGGGTTTGAGGAAGGAGAGATTGAGGGTGACTTGCAGGATTTGGTCAATGGATCTGATGATTCGGAGCATCAAGATGCAGATGGTGAGAAATTACAAGAGGATTGTGTTACCAGAGGGTCTGGGGAGAATGAATCATCTGGACATGACACGCGGTGTCTGAATTTGCTTTCAACACCTAAAATCAAAGGGACCGGCGACCTTAATCTTATAGTGGACAAGGAAGATACTATCAAGGGTGATGCGCTAATGCATGATCCCAGGACGCAAGTAGTCAGTTACGATGAAATTGTGGAATGGAATGAGACTCCAGTGCATGATGCTGAG GCTCCTAGAGGAGGGGGAAGAAAACGACATTTGACAGAGGAAAGAAAGGCTAAGAAGACG AAAAATAAACGAGTTAAGAGAGCACAGCAACGGGTAGCTGATGGTGTGAAAAGACTGAAACTTGCGCCAATTATGAAGCCAAAAGTAGTGAAGTATTGCCACTTCTACTTGAACGGGAAGTGCCAGCAG GGCAACACTTGCAAGTTCTCCCATGATACTACACCTTTGACAAAATCTAAG CCGTGCACACATTTTGCACGTGGTTCTTGTTTGAAAGGAGATGATTGTCCTTATGATCATGAGCTGTCAAAGTACCCTTGCCACAATTTTGTGGAAAATGGAACGTGCTTCAGGGGTGATAAATGCAAATTTTCTCATGTG GTCCCAACTGCAGATGGTCCTTCCAAATCGGATGCAAAGAAATCTGATATGTCATTGGTGTTTGAAAAAACAATCAGCAGAGATCAAACAAGTAGTCAGAAAACATTGGCAGTGCATGATGGTGAACATGTAACCTCTGCTCCTACCAAACCTAACTCCATTCTTCAAAACCTTGCCGGCAGCTCAGTAAATGCTCAAAAAGCATCAGCTCGTACACCAAAGGGTGTACAGTTTCGTACTTCTATCAAAGACATATCAGATTCTAGCATGCTGCATCAGGATGCTCCACCCACCGAGAAGCATATGGTTACAAATGGCAGTAAATATAAGAATTTTGGTGGGCCACAGGCTGCAGAAGGGGATAAAAATGTCAATCCAAATAGACAGAGACAGAGCTCAGCGCCACTTCTCGATGAGAAGAACTCATTCAAAGAAGATAGTTCACACCAAAGGAAAAGTTTGCTTACTGACTCTACTGCAGTGCTTGGATCAGTAAACACTCAGCACGAAGTTTCAGAGGCTTCTAGAATTCTGCAGGAATTCTTGTTTGGTGCTGGCAGTTAG